The following coding sequences lie in one Aquisalimonas asiatica genomic window:
- a CDS encoding bifunctional enoyl-CoA hydratase/phosphate acetyltransferase → MSETDSAQQGEPRRQLRRLLHMAEGLPALRTAVVHPVDEPSLAGAMEAARQGLIEPVLVGPEAKIRDCADSAGLDLGDTEIVATEHSHEAAETAVAMAAGGDVAVLMKGKLHTDEMMQEVVARRGGLRTDRRMSHVWAMDVPTYPRPLLITDSALNISPDLTTKADICRNVIELAQALGVDSPRVAILSATEEVNPQIRSTIDAAALCKMADRGQIRGGRLDGPLGFDNAISEEAAKTKGIRSEVAGRADVLLAPDLESANMLGKQLHYLAGAEAAGIVLGARVPIVLTSRADDVFSRTASCAIALLLAAYYREGRQP, encoded by the coding sequence ATGAGCGAGACAGACAGCGCGCAACAGGGAGAGCCCCGCCGCCAGCTCAGGCGGCTGCTGCACATGGCCGAGGGTCTCCCGGCCCTGCGCACCGCCGTGGTCCATCCGGTGGATGAGCCGAGCCTGGCAGGCGCCATGGAAGCCGCGCGGCAGGGGTTGATCGAGCCGGTGCTGGTGGGGCCGGAGGCGAAGATCCGTGACTGTGCCGACAGCGCCGGGCTGGATCTGGGTGACACCGAGATTGTTGCCACCGAGCACAGCCACGAAGCCGCCGAGACCGCGGTGGCCATGGCCGCCGGGGGCGACGTGGCGGTGCTCATGAAGGGCAAGCTGCATACCGACGAGATGATGCAGGAGGTGGTTGCCCGGCGGGGCGGTCTGCGCACCGACCGGCGCATGAGCCACGTCTGGGCCATGGACGTGCCCACCTATCCGCGCCCGCTGCTGATCACCGACTCGGCGCTGAACATCAGCCCCGACCTCACCACCAAGGCGGATATCTGCCGCAACGTCATCGAGCTGGCCCAGGCCCTCGGTGTGGACAGCCCGCGCGTGGCCATTCTCTCCGCCACGGAGGAGGTCAACCCGCAGATCCGCTCCACCATTGATGCCGCCGCCCTGTGCAAGATGGCCGACCGCGGTCAGATCCGTGGCGGCCGGCTCGACGGGCCGCTGGGATTCGACAATGCCATCTCCGAGGAGGCGGCGAAGACCAAGGGCATCCGCTCCGAGGTGGCCGGACGGGCGGACGTCTTGCTGGCGCCGGATCTGGAGTCCGCCAACATGCTGGGCAAGCAGCTGCACTACCTGGCCGGCGCCGAGGCGGCCGGCATCGTGCTCGGAGCACGGGTGCCCATCGTGCTCACCAGTCGCGCCGACGACGTCTTCTCGCGGACCGCCTCCTGCGCCATCGCACTGCTGCTCGCCGCCTACTACCGGGAGGGTCGCCAGCCATGA
- the fabI gene encoding enoyl-ACP reductase FabI translates to MSEFLSLHGKRGLVVGVANEDSIAWACAKAFRELGAELALTYVNDKARPYVEPLARRVGASLFEPCDVREEGQLEAVFRRIEQEWGGLDFVLHSIAFAPREDLHSRVVDCSQAGFLQAMDVSCHSFLRMARLAEPLMHDGGALLTVSFYGAEKVVDDYNLMGPVKAALEASVRYAAAELGPQGIRVHALSPGPLRTRAASGISRFDELLERARERAPQESLADINDVGAMAALLVSDRAKTLTGNTTYIDAGYHIVG, encoded by the coding sequence ATGTCGGAGTTTCTCTCGCTGCACGGCAAGCGCGGTCTCGTGGTCGGCGTCGCCAACGAAGACTCCATCGCCTGGGCCTGTGCAAAGGCGTTTCGTGAGCTGGGCGCCGAGCTGGCCCTGACCTACGTCAACGACAAGGCGCGCCCGTACGTGGAACCGCTGGCACGTCGGGTTGGCGCGTCGCTGTTCGAGCCCTGTGACGTGCGCGAGGAGGGGCAGCTGGAGGCCGTGTTCCGGCGCATCGAGCAGGAGTGGGGCGGGCTCGACTTCGTGCTCCACTCCATCGCCTTTGCACCGCGCGAGGACCTGCACAGCCGGGTGGTGGACTGCAGCCAGGCCGGCTTCCTGCAGGCCATGGACGTCTCCTGCCACAGTTTTCTGCGCATGGCGCGGCTGGCCGAGCCGCTGATGCATGATGGTGGCGCGCTGCTGACCGTGAGTTTCTACGGTGCGGAGAAAGTCGTGGACGACTATAACCTCATGGGGCCGGTGAAAGCGGCGCTGGAGGCCAGTGTCCGGTACGCCGCCGCCGAACTCGGCCCACAGGGAATCCGCGTGCATGCGCTGTCGCCGGGGCCGCTCAGGACCCGCGCCGCCTCGGGCATCAGCCGCTTCGACGAACTGCTGGAGCGCGCCCGTGAGCGGGCGCCGCAGGAGAGCCTCGCCGACATCAACGACGTGGGTGCCATGGCCGCCCTGCTGGTCAGCGACCGGGCGAAGACCCTCACCGGCAACACCACATACATCGACGCCGGCTATCACATCGTCGGCTGA
- a CDS encoding mechanosensitive ion channel family protein: MVQAAIILAVGWLLARLVSRSAARVLSLRLDLHQTTIARRVIFYVILGLVIASALHQLGFRLGVLLGAAGILTVAIGFASQTSASNLISGLFLIAERPFQIGDFVQIGDTVGEVLAIDLLSVKLRTRDNLFVRVPNETLVKTQVTNYSRFPIRRYDLQLGVAYKEDIGRVKTVLEGVMDANPLCLEEPKPQIFFQGFGSSSVDLQVSVWAVRDNFIELRNTLPLEIKKAFDEQGVEIPYPHLSLYTGSATQPFPVRQAAPEDDQDQEAGGRDG, from the coding sequence ATGGTGCAGGCGGCCATCATTCTTGCCGTGGGCTGGTTGCTGGCGCGGCTGGTGTCGCGGTCGGCGGCGCGCGTGCTCAGCCTGCGCCTGGATCTGCACCAGACCACCATCGCCCGGCGGGTGATCTTCTACGTGATCCTCGGCCTGGTCATCGCCTCGGCGCTGCATCAGCTCGGCTTCCGCCTGGGTGTGCTGCTGGGTGCTGCCGGTATTCTGACCGTGGCCATCGGCTTTGCCTCGCAGACCTCGGCGTCGAATTTAATCAGCGGCCTGTTCCTGATCGCCGAGCGACCGTTCCAGATCGGTGATTTCGTCCAGATCGGCGACACCGTGGGCGAGGTGCTGGCCATCGACCTGCTCTCGGTCAAGCTGCGCACCCGCGACAACCTGTTCGTTCGCGTGCCCAACGAGACGCTGGTGAAGACCCAGGTCACCAACTACTCGCGATTCCCCATCCGCCGCTATGACCTGCAGCTGGGCGTCGCCTACAAGGAGGACATCGGTCGCGTGAAGACCGTGCTGGAGGGTGTCATGGACGCCAACCCGCTGTGTCTCGAAGAGCCGAAACCGCAGATCTTCTTCCAGGGGTTCGGTAGCTCGTCGGTGGATCTGCAGGTGTCGGTGTGGGCGGTCAGGGACAACTTCATCGAGCTGCGCAACACCCTGCCGCTGGAGATCAAGAAGGCGTTCGACGAGCAGGGGGTCGAGATTCCCTACCCGCACCTCAGCCTCTACACCGGCAGCGCCACGCAGCCGTTTCCGGTGAGACAGGCCGCCCCCGAAGATGATCAGGATCAAGAGGCCGGGGGACGAGACGGGTAA